Proteins found in one Methanobrevibacter sp. genomic segment:
- a CDS encoding carbon starvation CstA family protein codes for MISFFICLFALILSYVIYGHFLEHIVGVDETAETPAYRLNNGVDYVPMNKYKLLLIHFLNIAGLGPIFGAIQGALFGPAAFLWIVLGTIFVGGVHDFFSGVMSVRKDGFSMPAIISEYLGETVRKFIAFVIIVTGILVAAVFATGSADLLSNLTHVDTFIWLIVIFAYFLIATLFPVDKIIGKIYPIFGFLFLIMAIVLIVALLFNPNYTIPEFTTGGLYLTTKSIFPYLFVTIACGAISGFHSSQSPIVARCMENEKDMRLVFYGAMVVEGILALIWAAIAMSFFHGQPQLATIYGATPGVGVSEMAQTLVGPIGLIFAVIGVVICPITTGDTALRSARITIADEFKLNQKRFTSRLQIALPLFILSFLITFVDFTLIWRYFAWAQLITAVAVLLSATVYLMDNRKHFIITFAPAILCTAIAIAYILQAPEGLGLDSNIANMISVIGTAIISGYFIYKCKK; via the coding sequence ATGATTTCATTTTTTATTTGTTTATTTGCATTAATTTTATCTTATGTAATATATGGTCATTTTTTAGAACATATTGTTGGAGTGGATGAAACCGCCGAGACACCTGCTTACAGATTAAATAATGGGGTGGATTATGTTCCTATGAACAAGTATAAGCTATTGCTAATCCATTTTCTGAATATTGCAGGTTTAGGTCCTATATTTGGAGCCATTCAAGGTGCTTTATTCGGCCCCGCTGCTTTTTTATGGATTGTACTCGGAACCATTTTTGTAGGTGGAGTTCATGACTTCTTCTCAGGGGTTATGTCTGTTAGAAAAGATGGTTTTTCCATGCCAGCAATTATCAGCGAATATTTGGGAGAGACAGTTCGTAAATTCATTGCTTTTGTAATAATCGTCACTGGCATTCTTGTGGCAGCTGTATTTGCAACAGGTTCTGCAGATCTACTTTCAAACTTAACTCATGTTGACACATTCATTTGGTTAATCGTTATTTTTGCATATTTCCTAATAGCTACATTATTCCCAGTTGATAAGATCATTGGAAAAATCTATCCGATTTTTGGATTCTTGTTTTTAATAATGGCTATTGTTCTTATTGTTGCATTGCTATTCAATCCAAATTACACAATTCCTGAATTTACAACCGGTGGACTTTATTTAACTACAAAATCAATATTCCCTTACTTGTTTGTAACCATTGCGTGTGGTGCAATTTCTGGGTTCCATTCATCCCAATCACCTATTGTTGCAAGATGTATGGAAAATGAAAAGGATATGCGTTTAGTATTCTACGGTGCTATGGTTGTAGAAGGAATCCTTGCTTTGATTTGGGCAGCTATTGCTATGTCTTTCTTCCATGGGCAACCTCAATTGGCGACAATATATGGTGCTACACCAGGAGTTGGTGTTAGTGAAATGGCTCAAACTTTAGTTGGACCTATTGGGCTTATTTTTGCAGTGATAGGTGTAGTGATCTGTCCGATTACCACTGGGGATACCGCTCTTCGTAGTGCGAGAATAACAATTGCAGATGAATTTAAATTGAATCAAAAGAGATTTACTTCAAGACTTCAAATAGCATTGCCTTTATTCATATTATCATTCCTAATAACCTTTGTAGACTTTACATTGATTTGGAGATATTTCGCTTGGGCACAACTCATTACAGCAGTTGCAGTCTTATTGTCAGCCACTGTTTATCTGATGGATAATAGGAAGCATTTCATCATTACATTTGCTCCAGCTATTCTTTGTACAGCAATTGCTATAGCTTATATTCTGCAAGCCCCTGAAGGACTTGGATTGGATTCAAATATAGCTAATATGATTTCTGTAATCGGTACAGCAATCATAAGCGGATACTTTATTTACAAGTGTAAGAAATAA
- a CDS encoding 4Fe-4S dicluster domain-containing protein, translating into MGIFSFFKRDKSEEKKKENNAAESHIEINRENCKACQRCVSVCPNNSFLIVDGKSSLKEDYICRDCKVCVAACPNECINFVNFNS; encoded by the coding sequence ATGGGAATATTTTCATTTTTTAAGAGAGATAAATCTGAAGAAAAAAAGAAAGAAAATAATGCAGCAGAGTCTCATATTGAAATCAATAGAGAGAATTGCAAAGCTTGCCAGAGATGCGTTTCAGTCTGTCCAAACAACAGCTTTCTCATTGTTGATGGCAAATCATCACTAAAGGAGGATTACATTTGCAGAGACTGTAAGGTCTGTGTTGCAGCTTGCCCGAATGAATGCATAAATTTTGTTAATTTCAATTCATAA
- a CDS encoding AIR synthase-related protein: MDIEGFVRGRLTKGEDEDELKSILAERIREFKDVSEEHSILMAESVIDEVKITMELNNTEDEFLRDIITVPKANVGMGKMGVGSRGAGDFFVHRKIAEIVKSTNTESVVDPNAQDDGGVVKVPAPGDNVYITTAVDGIHSRLSEYPFLGGFHVTRATLRDVCVMGADPVAILSDLHLADDGDIGKLFDYTAGVCAVSELIDVPLVAGSTLRVGGDMVLGDRLVSCVGSVGVSQYPPTARKGASVGDIILQTEGAGGGTITTTALYNGYFDVVWDTMNISFVKASKALFEADLVKDVHAMTDVTNGGLRGDAHEICETTGVGLEFYHDKIKSTVAPNVLKMLEDLDIDPLGVSTDSLMLIVPPEIAEDVKKVVSDVGVYITEIGKVDDEGTPRLVKEDGSVEKLVPLFREAAYTKIKKLVGDTTPEDFEIMKDKVQKAADNSIKKKERVIDYILSNNK, translated from the coding sequence ATGGATATAGAAGGTTTTGTAAGAGGAAGACTTACCAAAGGTGAAGATGAAGATGAGCTTAAGTCAATCCTTGCAGAAAGAATAAGAGAATTCAAGGATGTTTCAGAGGAACATTCCATATTGATGGCCGAAAGCGTCATTGATGAAGTCAAGATAACCATGGAGCTTAACAACACTGAAGATGAGTTCTTGAGGGACATCATCACTGTGCCAAAGGCTAATGTCGGCATGGGAAAGATGGGTGTAGGTTCCCGTGGTGCAGGTGACTTCTTTGTACACAGAAAGATTGCAGAAATCGTCAAAAGTACAAACACTGAATCTGTAGTCGACCCTAATGCTCAGGATGACGGTGGAGTGGTAAAGGTTCCTGCCCCTGGAGACAATGTTTACATAACCACTGCTGTAGATGGTATCCACTCAAGACTAAGTGAATATCCATTTTTAGGAGGATTCCATGTAACCCGTGCAACCTTAAGAGATGTCTGTGTAATGGGAGCAGATCCAGTGGCTATCCTAAGCGACTTGCACCTTGCCGATGATGGTGATATCGGCAAGCTCTTTGACTATACTGCAGGTGTCTGTGCAGTCTCTGAGCTCATTGACGTTCCTCTTGTTGCAGGAAGCACATTGCGTGTAGGTGGAGACATGGTTCTCGGTGACAGATTGGTAAGCTGTGTTGGAAGCGTAGGTGTTTCACAATACCCTCCAACTGCAAGAAAAGGAGCAAGCGTTGGGGACATTATCTTACAGACTGAAGGTGCCGGTGGAGGAACAATAACTACAACCGCACTTTATAACGGTTACTTTGATGTTGTATGGGACACAATGAACATCAGTTTTGTAAAGGCTTCCAAAGCATTGTTTGAAGCAGACCTTGTCAAGGATGTCCATGCGATGACTGATGTGACAAACGGTGGGCTCCGTGGAGATGCTCATGAGATTTGTGAAACCACTGGTGTAGGATTGGAGTTCTATCATGACAAGATTAAGTCTACTGTTGCTCCAAATGTGCTTAAGATGTTGGAAGACTTAGACATTGACCCTCTTGGTGTTTCCACTGATTCCCTTATGCTTATAGTCCCTCCTGAAATTGCCGAGGATGTTAAAAAGGTAGTTTCCGATGTTGGAGTATACATTACAGAAATTGGTAAGGTGGATGATGAAGGCACTCCAAGACTCGTTAAGGAAGATGGATCAGTAGAAAAGCTAGTGCCTCTATTTAGGGAAGCTGCATATACCAAAATCAAGAAATTGGTTGGGGATACCACTCCTGAAGACTTTGAAATCATGAAGGACAAGGTTCAAAAGGCAGCTGATAATTCCATCAAGAAGAAAGAAAGGGTTATTGATTACATATTATCAAATAACAAATAA
- a CDS encoding GGGtGRT protein yields MSLFESYERRIDQIVPVLEKYGMKDLEEARDICLEKGFNPYDIVKSVQPICFENACWAYTLGAAIAIKKDCKKASEAATAIGEALQAFCIPGSVADDRKVGLGHGNLASMLLSDETECFAFLAGHESFAAAEGAIGIANSANKVRKEPLRVILNGLGKDAALIISRINGFTYVQTEFDYFTGEVKVVREKAYSDGERAKVRCYGADDVREGVAIMHLEGVDVSITGNSTNPTRFQHPVAGTYKKECVLEGKKYFSVASGGGTGRTLHPDNMAAGPASYGMTDTLGRMHSDAQFAGSSSVPAHVEMMGLIGMGNNPMVGATVAVAVAVEEALK; encoded by the coding sequence ATGAGTTTATTTGAAAGTTATGAAAGAAGAATAGATCAAATTGTTCCTGTTTTAGAAAAGTATGGCATGAAAGACCTTGAAGAAGCAAGAGACATTTGTTTGGAGAAAGGTTTCAATCCATATGATATTGTAAAAAGTGTACAGCCAATATGCTTTGAAAATGCTTGCTGGGCATACACTCTTGGAGCTGCAATAGCTATTAAAAAGGACTGCAAAAAGGCAAGTGAGGCTGCAACTGCAATCGGTGAGGCATTGCAGGCATTCTGCATTCCAGGAAGTGTGGCAGATGACAGAAAGGTAGGTCTTGGTCACGGTAACCTCGCTTCAATGTTATTAAGTGATGAAACAGAGTGCTTTGCATTCTTGGCAGGTCACGAAAGCTTTGCTGCAGCAGAAGGTGCAATCGGTATTGCAAACTCTGCAAACAAGGTCAGAAAGGAACCTTTAAGAGTCATCTTGAATGGTTTAGGTAAAGATGCGGCACTCATCATTTCAAGAATCAATGGTTTTACTTATGTTCAAACTGAATTCGACTACTTTACAGGAGAAGTTAAGGTAGTTAGAGAAAAAGCATATTCCGATGGTGAAAGAGCAAAAGTAAGATGCTACGGTGCCGATGATGTAAGGGAAGGTGTAGCTATCATGCACCTTGAAGGTGTTGATGTTTCAATTACAGGTAACTCAACCAATCCTACAAGATTCCAACACCCTGTAGCTGGAACATATAAGAAGGAATGTGTCCTTGAAGGCAAGAAATACTTCTCTGTTGCTTCAGGTGGAGGAACCGGAAGAACCTTGCACCCAGACAATATGGCAGCAGGTCCTGCTTCCTATGGTATGACAGACACTTTAGGAAGAATGCATTCAGATGCTCAATTTGCCGGTTCAAGTTCTGTACCTGCCCACGTGGAAATGATGGGACTCATAGGTATGGGTAACAACCCTATGGTAGGTGCGACAGTTGCTGTGGCAGTTGCTGTAGAGGAAGCTCTTAAATAG